The Mycobacterium sp. 3519A genome contains a region encoding:
- a CDS encoding enoyl-CoA hydratase — protein sequence MLQHRDERGVVTLTLNRPKALNALSESMLAALGEAFDGLADDESVRAVVLGASGRAFSAGHDLKEMRAEPSLEYYQRLFAQCSAVMLGIRRLPVPVIARVQGLATAAGCQLVAMCDLAIASSDARFAVNGVDVGLFCSTPGVALSRNVPAKAAFEMLVTGDFISAEEACAKGLVNRVVTPDALDDEIEALVTRIVAKPRVALALGKSLFYRQREETIESAYEDAGATMACNMMDPSALEGVQAFIEKRPPNWSTT from the coding sequence TTGCTGCAGCACCGCGACGAGCGCGGCGTCGTCACGCTGACGCTCAATCGGCCGAAGGCTCTCAACGCGCTGTCGGAGTCGATGCTCGCGGCGCTCGGTGAGGCTTTCGACGGGCTCGCCGACGACGAGTCGGTACGAGCCGTGGTGCTCGGCGCGTCAGGCCGGGCCTTCAGCGCAGGCCACGACCTGAAGGAAATGCGCGCCGAGCCGTCGCTCGAGTACTACCAGCGGCTGTTCGCGCAGTGCTCGGCCGTGATGCTCGGGATCCGTCGCCTACCGGTGCCGGTGATCGCCAGGGTGCAAGGTCTTGCCACCGCAGCGGGCTGCCAGCTCGTCGCCATGTGCGATCTGGCGATCGCGAGCAGCGACGCGCGCTTCGCCGTCAACGGCGTCGACGTCGGATTGTTCTGTTCGACGCCGGGCGTCGCGTTGTCCCGCAACGTGCCGGCCAAGGCCGCCTTCGAGATGCTGGTCACCGGCGACTTCATCTCGGCCGAGGAGGCCTGCGCGAAGGGTCTGGTGAACCGTGTCGTGACGCCCGACGCGCTCGACGATGAAATCGAGGCACTGGTCACGCGAATCGTCGCGAAGCCGCGCGTCGCGCTCGCGCTGGGTAAGAGCCTGTTCTACCGCCAACGTGAAGAAACGATCGAGTCTGCGTATGAGGATGCCGGTGCGACGATGGCCTGCAACATGATGGACCCGAGCGCGCTGGAAGGCGTGCAGGCTTTCATCGAGAAGCGTCCGCCGAACTGGTCAACCACCTAG
- a CDS encoding amidohydrolase family protein: MRLHVRGRGLPDGEPVEWWIVDGVLSAEPVSDAETIFGADGAGGWVLPGLVDAHCHVGLGQDGEVPLDEAVAHAETERDVGALLLRDAGSPTDTRGFDDRDDLPRIIRAGRHLATPKRYQRGFALELEDESQLPDAVAEQARWGDGWVKLVGDWIDRETGDLAPLWSDDILKQAIDAAHDNGARVTAHVFSEDALPGLINAGIDCIEHGTGLTDETIELMVEHGTALVPTLINVENFPGIAAAAQKYPTYARHMRDLYASCYPRTSAALDAGIPIYAGTDAGSTVAHGRIADEIEALKRIGMSPTEALGAACWTAREWLGRPGIQHGASADLVCYDDDPRSGAEVINNPARVILRGRVF, encoded by the coding sequence GTGCGGCTACATGTGCGCGGCCGCGGGCTCCCGGACGGGGAGCCGGTCGAGTGGTGGATCGTCGACGGCGTATTGAGCGCCGAACCGGTCAGTGACGCGGAGACCATCTTCGGTGCTGACGGGGCTGGTGGATGGGTGCTGCCCGGGCTGGTCGACGCGCACTGCCACGTCGGCCTGGGCCAGGACGGCGAGGTCCCGCTGGACGAGGCCGTCGCGCATGCCGAGACCGAACGTGACGTCGGCGCGCTGCTGCTGCGTGACGCCGGGTCGCCGACCGACACCCGCGGCTTCGACGACCGCGACGACCTGCCCCGCATCATCCGTGCCGGCAGGCACCTGGCCACGCCGAAGCGCTATCAGCGCGGATTCGCCCTCGAGTTGGAGGACGAATCGCAGTTGCCCGACGCGGTCGCCGAGCAGGCCCGCTGGGGCGACGGCTGGGTCAAGCTGGTGGGCGACTGGATCGACCGGGAGACCGGCGACCTGGCGCCGCTGTGGTCCGACGACATCCTCAAGCAGGCAATCGACGCCGCCCACGACAACGGCGCCAGGGTCACCGCCCACGTGTTCAGCGAGGACGCGCTGCCCGGCCTGATCAACGCGGGCATCGACTGCATCGAGCACGGCACCGGACTGACCGACGAAACCATCGAGTTGATGGTCGAGCACGGCACCGCGCTGGTGCCGACGCTGATCAACGTCGAGAACTTCCCCGGCATCGCCGCCGCGGCGCAGAAGTACCCGACCTACGCTCGGCACATGCGCGACCTCTACGCCAGTTGCTATCCGCGGACCAGCGCCGCGCTTGACGCAGGGATTCCGATCTACGCGGGCACCGACGCAGGCAGCACGGTGGCGCACGGCCGGATCGCGGACGAGATCGAGGCGCTCAAGCGCATCGGGATGAGCCCGACCGAGGCGCTGGGCGCCGCATGCTGGACAGCTCGAGAGTGGTTGGGGCGTCCCGGAATTCAGCACGGCGCGTCGGCCGATCTGGTGTGTTACGACGACGATCCGCGCTCCGGCGCCGAAGTGATCAACAATCCCGCCCGCGTCATCCTGCGGGGCCGCGTTTTCTAA
- a CDS encoding D-alanyl-D-alanine carboxypeptidase family protein: MRKLLAAWSIALSAAVLVAAPAASEPGIQPAGAVDLPQGPAQAWLLADLDNGRILASRNPYQPHAPASTIKALLAMVVLDQLPLNAVITAAPANTDVECSCVGVKAGRPYTVRQLLDGLLLVSGNDAANTLAEGLGGYQSAVARMNAKAAALGARNTDASSPSGLDGPGMESITTPYDLALIYRAALRYPAFAAIVRQPSSLFPTDDGPKTIANQNQLLKRYPGTLVGKTGFTNLAQQTFVGAAQRNGHRLVVVQMYGDGDMYGQAIGLLDWGFSQYR; encoded by the coding sequence GTGCGAAAGTTATTGGCCGCGTGGAGCATCGCGCTGTCCGCGGCCGTACTGGTCGCCGCCCCGGCAGCCTCTGAGCCGGGTATCCAACCGGCAGGCGCGGTCGATCTTCCCCAGGGACCCGCGCAGGCATGGCTGCTGGCCGACCTCGACAACGGTCGAATCCTGGCCTCCCGCAACCCATATCAGCCGCACGCACCGGCCAGCACCATCAAGGCGTTGCTCGCGATGGTGGTGCTGGACCAGCTCCCGCTCAACGCGGTGATCACTGCGGCGCCCGCGAACACCGACGTGGAGTGTTCGTGCGTCGGGGTCAAGGCGGGCAGGCCGTACACCGTGCGGCAGTTGCTCGACGGCCTGCTGCTGGTGTCGGGCAACGACGCCGCCAACACGCTCGCCGAGGGCCTCGGCGGCTACCAGTCCGCCGTTGCGCGGATGAACGCCAAGGCCGCCGCGCTGGGCGCTCGGAACACGGACGCATCCTCGCCGTCGGGCCTCGACGGCCCGGGGATGGAGTCGATCACGACGCCGTACGACCTGGCCCTCATCTACCGCGCCGCCCTGCGCTATCCGGCCTTCGCCGCGATCGTGCGTCAACCGTCGTCGCTGTTCCCGACCGACGACGGGCCGAAGACCATCGCCAACCAGAACCAGTTGCTCAAGCGCTACCCCGGCACCCTCGTTGGCAAGACCGGGTTCACCAACCTCGCGCAACAGACGTTCGTCGGGGCCGCCCAGCGCAACGGCCACCGTCTCGTCGTCGTGCAGATGTACGGCGACGGCGACATGTACGGCCAGGCGATCGGCCTGCTGGATTGGGGCTTCAGCCAATACCGGTGA
- a CDS encoding D-alanyl-D-alanine carboxypeptidase family protein, giving the protein MGRFVTALAACLSLVTLSVMPVAAADADIQPVGSVPIPDGPAPAWIVADMDTGQVLAGRDMDVAHPPASTIKTLLALTALEELPNLEATVVGTAADTQVECNCVGIKPGGTYTARQLLDAVLLASGNDAANALADMIGGYDAAVAKMNAKAASLGAVNTHATTPSGLDGPAGSGATTPRDLAIIFRAAMANPTFAQITAQPTAMFPSGAGDKQLVNEDELLHRYPGAIGGKTGFTDAAKKTFVAAADRGGRRLVIAMMYGLIKEGGPTYWDQASWLLDWGFAQSPGAGIGTL; this is encoded by the coding sequence ATGGGGAGATTCGTCACGGCGCTGGCCGCCTGCCTGAGTCTGGTCACGCTGTCGGTCATGCCGGTTGCCGCGGCCGACGCGGACATCCAACCGGTGGGCAGCGTGCCGATCCCCGACGGTCCCGCGCCTGCCTGGATCGTGGCCGACATGGACACCGGACAGGTGCTGGCAGGCCGCGACATGGACGTCGCGCACCCGCCCGCGAGCACGATCAAGACGCTGCTGGCGCTGACCGCGCTGGAGGAGTTGCCCAACCTCGAGGCGACGGTGGTCGGCACCGCGGCCGACACGCAGGTCGAGTGCAACTGCGTGGGCATCAAGCCGGGCGGCACCTACACGGCGCGCCAACTGCTCGACGCGGTGCTGCTGGCGTCGGGTAACGACGCCGCCAACGCGCTGGCCGACATGATCGGCGGTTACGACGCGGCCGTCGCGAAGATGAACGCCAAGGCCGCGTCGCTCGGCGCGGTGAACACCCACGCCACGACACCGTCCGGGTTGGACGGGCCCGCCGGATCGGGTGCCACCACCCCGCGTGACCTTGCGATCATCTTCCGCGCCGCGATGGCCAACCCGACGTTCGCTCAGATCACTGCGCAGCCGACGGCGATGTTCCCCTCCGGTGCGGGCGACAAGCAACTGGTCAACGAGGACGAACTGCTGCACCGCTACCCCGGCGCGATCGGCGGAAAGACCGGGTTCACCGATGCGGCCAAGAAGACGTTCGTCGCGGCCGCCGACCGCGGCGGTCGACGACTGGTGATCGCGATGATGTACGGGCTGATCAAAGAAGGCGGTCCGACGTATTGGGATCAAGCGTCGTGGCTTCTGGACTGGGGCTTCGCCCAGAGCCCAGGCGCAGGCATCGGCACGCTTTGA
- a CDS encoding nuclear transport factor 2 family protein: MLSLEEISDRFEIQQLLIDYSTAIDSRRFDDLDRVFTPDAYIDYRAMGGIDGHFPEVKAWLADTLPKIFASHAHMLGNFDVRISGDTASSRTFCFNPMVFAGDNNQVMFCGLWYVDDFVRTPQGWRMSRRVEEKCFDNVV; this comes from the coding sequence ATGCTGAGCCTGGAGGAGATCTCGGACCGGTTCGAGATCCAGCAGTTGCTGATCGATTATTCGACGGCGATCGACAGCCGACGCTTCGACGATCTCGACCGGGTGTTCACCCCGGACGCCTACATCGACTACCGGGCGATGGGCGGCATCGACGGTCATTTCCCCGAGGTGAAGGCGTGGCTGGCGGACACGCTGCCGAAGATCTTCGCCTCGCATGCGCACATGCTCGGCAACTTCGACGTGCGCATCTCCGGTGATACCGCGTCCTCGCGCACCTTCTGCTTCAACCCGATGGTGTTCGCGGGAGACAACAATCAGGTGATGTTCTGCGGGCTGTGGTACGTCGACGACTTCGTCCGCACCCCCCAGGGCTGGCGCATGAGCCGGCGCGTCGAGGAGAAGTGCTTCGACAACGTGGTCTAG
- a CDS encoding methyltransferase domain-containing protein, which yields MTSLHERMLAVVAGQLGRPHGILSPFVARSLNRGNSKAIAAAVDAAEIQRGNVAADIGFGGGAGLQLLLTAVGEDGVVHGIEIADDMLRRARSAFGGDSRLRLAHGSLIELPLEDGVLDALITVNTVYFISELDVACAELARVLRPGGRAVVGIGDPDVMARLPFVKHGFTIRPVAEIAAALAESGLQVEERRIEDKPIPRYLLIGRRPT from the coding sequence ATGACGTCCTTACATGAGCGAATGTTGGCGGTGGTGGCCGGACAGTTGGGCCGCCCACACGGCATCCTGAGTCCGTTCGTCGCGCGATCGCTCAACCGCGGCAATTCGAAAGCCATCGCCGCGGCTGTGGATGCGGCCGAGATCCAGCGCGGAAACGTCGCCGCGGACATCGGTTTCGGCGGCGGCGCCGGCCTGCAACTGTTGTTGACCGCAGTCGGCGAGGACGGCGTCGTGCACGGTATCGAGATCGCCGACGACATGTTGCGCAGAGCCAGGTCGGCGTTCGGCGGTGACAGTCGGCTGCGGTTGGCGCACGGGTCGCTGATCGAGCTTCCGCTCGAGGACGGTGTCCTCGACGCGCTGATCACCGTCAACACCGTGTACTTCATCTCCGAGCTCGACGTGGCGTGCGCCGAGCTCGCCCGTGTACTGAGGCCCGGTGGCCGCGCGGTGGTCGGCATCGGTGATCCGGACGTGATGGCGCGACTACCGTTCGTCAAGCACGGGTTCACCATCCGCCCAGTCGCCGAAATCGCCGCGGCACTTGCAGAATCAGGCCTGCAGGTCGAGGAGCGCCGGATCGAGGACAAGCCAATACCGCGCTATCTGCTCATCGGCAGGCGACCCACCTAG
- the rpsP gene encoding 30S ribosomal protein S16, producing the protein MAVKIKLTRLGKIRNPQYRIAVADARTRRDGRAIEIIGRYHPKEEPSLIEINSERAQYWLGVGAQPTEPVLQLLKITGDWQKFKGLPGAEGTLKVKEPKPSKLDLFNAALAEAEGGPSTEATTPKKKKAPAKKAAEKAEAAEAEAPAEAEAPAEAAAETTES; encoded by the coding sequence ATGGCTGTCAAGATCAAGCTCACCCGGCTTGGCAAGATCCGCAACCCCCAGTACCGCATCGCCGTCGCCGACGCGCGCACCCGCCGCGATGGCCGCGCCATCGAGATCATCGGCCGCTACCACCCGAAGGAAGAGCCGAGCCTGATCGAGATCAACTCGGAGCGGGCCCAGTACTGGCTCGGCGTCGGCGCCCAGCCCACCGAACCGGTGTTGCAGCTGCTGAAGATCACCGGCGACTGGCAGAAGTTCAAGGGTCTGCCCGGCGCGGAGGGCACGCTGAAGGTCAAGGAGCCCAAGCCGTCCAAGTTGGATCTGTTCAACGCCGCGCTCGCCGAGGCTGAGGGCGGACCGTCCACCGAGGCCACCACGCCCAAGAAGAAAAAGGCTCCGGCCAAGAAGGCCGCCGAGAAGGCCGAGGCCGCTGAGGCTGAGGCCCCCGCTGAGGCTGAGGCGCCGGCCGAGGCTGCCGCTGAGACCACCGAAAGCTGA
- a CDS encoding RNA-binding protein → MSSVVVDAVEHLVRGIVDNPDDVRVDMVTSRRGRTVEVHVHPDDLGKVIGRGGRTATALRTLVAGIGGRGIRVDVVDTDQ, encoded by the coding sequence ATGAGCTCTGTCGTCGTTGACGCCGTCGAGCATCTGGTCCGCGGGATCGTCGACAATCCCGACGATGTCCGGGTCGACATGGTGACCAGTCGTCGCGGCCGCACCGTCGAGGTGCATGTGCATCCCGACGACCTCGGCAAGGTCATCGGCCGCGGTGGTCGCACCGCGACCGCGCTGCGCACGCTGGTCGCCGGGATCGGCGGCCGAGGCATCCGCGTCGACGTGGTGGACACCGACCAGTAA
- the rimM gene encoding ribosome maturation factor RimM (Essential for efficient processing of 16S rRNA), translated as MDLVVGRVVKAHGVTGEVVVEIRTDDPDTRFAPGSTLRGRPSRGGRESRYVIESVRDHAGRLLVRLAGVTDRDTADSLRGTVFLVDSADLPPIDDPDEFYDHQLEGLHVVTTAGVAVGSVAEVLHTAAGELLSVRNDDGEVLVPFVSAIVTSVSLADQTIVIDPPEGLLELG; from the coding sequence ATGGACCTGGTAGTCGGGCGGGTCGTCAAAGCGCACGGCGTCACCGGCGAAGTGGTCGTCGAGATTCGCACCGACGACCCCGATACCCGCTTCGCGCCTGGTTCGACGCTGCGCGGCAGGCCATCTCGCGGTGGTCGCGAAAGCCGGTACGTCATCGAGTCGGTCCGCGACCACGCCGGACGGCTGCTGGTGCGGCTGGCCGGGGTGACCGATCGCGATACCGCGGATTCCTTGCGGGGCACCGTATTTCTCGTCGACTCCGCCGACCTGCCGCCGATCGACGATCCCGACGAGTTCTACGACCACCAACTCGAAGGGCTGCACGTGGTGACCACCGCAGGCGTGGCCGTCGGCTCGGTGGCAGAGGTATTGCACACCGCGGCAGGCGAATTGCTGTCGGTGCGAAACGACGACGGTGAGGTGCTGGTGCCGTTCGTCAGCGCCATCGTGACGTCGGTGTCGCTGGCCGACCAGACGATCGTGATCGACCCGCCCGAGGGCCTGCTGGAGCTGGGCTGA
- the trmD gene encoding tRNA (guanosine(37)-N1)-methyltransferase TrmD: MRIDVVTIFPGYLDPLRQSLPGKAIEAGIVDVAVHDLRRWTHDVHKSVDDSPYGGGPGMVMKAPVWGEALDEICSDETLLIVPTPAGRLFTQADAHRWSTEKHLVFACGRYEGIDQRVIDDAARRMRVEEVSIGDYVLPGGESATLVMIEAVVRLLPDVLGNPASHQQDSHSNGLLEGPSYTRPPSWRGLDVPEVLLSGDHAKIAAWRHEQGLQRTRERRPDLLD; the protein is encoded by the coding sequence ATGCGAATTGACGTCGTCACGATCTTCCCGGGTTATCTGGATCCGCTGCGACAGTCGTTGCCCGGCAAGGCGATTGAGGCGGGCATCGTCGACGTCGCGGTACACGATCTGCGCCGGTGGACACACGACGTGCACAAGTCCGTCGACGACTCGCCGTACGGCGGCGGTCCAGGCATGGTGATGAAGGCACCGGTGTGGGGCGAGGCGCTGGACGAAATCTGTTCGGACGAAACGCTGTTGATCGTTCCGACCCCGGCGGGACGACTGTTCACACAGGCCGACGCGCACCGCTGGAGCACGGAGAAGCATCTGGTGTTCGCATGCGGCCGATACGAGGGCATCGACCAGCGGGTCATCGACGACGCGGCACGCCGGATGCGTGTCGAGGAGGTGTCGATCGGCGACTACGTGCTGCCTGGCGGTGAATCGGCCACGCTCGTGATGATCGAGGCGGTGGTGCGCCTGCTGCCCGACGTGCTCGGCAATCCCGCGTCGCACCAACAGGATTCGCATTCGAACGGGTTGCTGGAGGGGCCGAGCTACACCAGGCCGCCGAGTTGGCGCGGCCTTGACGTGCCCGAGGTGCTGCTGTCGGGTGACCACGCGAAGATCGCGGCGTGGCGCCACGAGCAGGGACTGCAGCGGACGCGGGAGCGCCGCCCCGACCTGCTGGACTAG
- a CDS encoding IS481 family transposase, translated as MVHRNAPLSETGRLRLAQCVVDDGWSRRRAAERFQVSVTTVCRWVDRYLELGEAGMADRSSRPHHSPNRTPVRTERRVIGVRVTRRWGPARIAYLLRLNVSTVHNVLRRYGIAKLRWLDRATGRVVRRMESAACGDLVHVDVKKLGKIPAGGGWRMLGRQAGKHNTQADKSSGRRSKYRNPVRGYHFLHTALDAHSRLAYSEMLADERKETASEFWGRANAWFIEQGIIVQKVLTDNGSCYRSHAFRKALGDDIEHRRTRPYRPQTNGKVERFHRTLADEWAYARLYTSDEQRCQEYPRWLHNYNHHRGHTALGGQPPASRVPNLSGQYN; from the coding sequence GTGGTTCACCGTAATGCCCCTCTGTCCGAAACCGGTCGTCTGCGGCTGGCTCAATGCGTCGTCGATGACGGGTGGTCGCGTCGTCGCGCGGCTGAACGCTTCCAGGTGTCGGTGACCACCGTCTGTCGGTGGGTGGATCGCTATCTCGAGCTGGGCGAGGCCGGGATGGCCGACCGCAGCTCACGGCCGCATCACAGCCCCAATCGCACGCCGGTACGGACAGAGCGGCGCGTCATCGGGGTGCGTGTCACCCGACGGTGGGGGCCGGCCCGGATCGCCTACCTGCTGCGGTTGAACGTCTCCACGGTGCACAACGTGCTGCGCCGTTACGGCATTGCCAAACTGCGTTGGCTCGACCGCGCGACCGGGCGCGTGGTGCGGCGCATGGAATCGGCCGCATGTGGTGATCTCGTGCACGTCGATGTCAAGAAGCTGGGCAAGATCCCCGCCGGCGGCGGTTGGCGCATGCTGGGCCGGCAGGCAGGTAAGCACAACACGCAAGCCGATAAGAGTTCGGGACGGCGCAGTAAGTACCGCAATCCGGTGCGGGGCTACCACTTCCTGCACACGGCTCTGGACGCGCATTCGCGGCTGGCCTACTCCGAGATGCTGGCCGACGAACGCAAGGAGACCGCGTCCGAGTTCTGGGGACGCGCCAACGCATGGTTCATCGAGCAAGGAATCATTGTTCAAAAGGTGTTGACCGACAACGGATCCTGCTACCGGTCACACGCCTTCCGCAAGGCGCTGGGCGACGACATCGAGCATCGCCGCACACGGCCGTATCGGCCGCAGACCAACGGGAAGGTGGAGCGATTCCACCGGACCCTCGCCGATGAGTGGGCCTACGCCCGGTTGTACACCAGCGACGAACAGCGCTGCCAGGAGTACCCACGGTGGCTGCACAACTACAATCACCACCGCGGCCACACAGCACTCGGGGGTCAACCACCAGCCAGCCGTGTACCTAACCTCTCAGGTCAGTACAACTAG
- the rplS gene encoding 50S ribosomal protein L19, whose amino-acid sequence MNTLDFVDQTSLRDDIPDFGPGDTVNVHVKVIEGSKERIQVFKGVVLRRQGGGVRETFTVRKESYGVGVERTFPVHSPNIDHIDVVTRGDVRRAKLYYLRELRGKKAKIKEKR is encoded by the coding sequence ATGAACACGCTGGACTTCGTCGATCAGACGTCGCTGCGCGACGACATTCCGGACTTCGGCCCCGGCGACACCGTCAACGTGCACGTCAAGGTCATCGAGGGCTCCAAGGAACGCATCCAGGTGTTCAAGGGTGTCGTTCTTCGCCGCCAGGGCGGCGGCGTCCGCGAGACCTTCACCGTGCGCAAGGAAAGCTACGGCGTCGGCGTCGAGCGCACCTTCCCCGTGCATTCGCCCAACATCGACCACATCGATGTCGTCACCCGTGGTGACGTGCGCCGCGCCAAGCTGTACTACCTGCGCGAGCTGCGTGGCAAGAAGGCCAAGATCAAGGAGAAGCGCTGA
- the lepB gene encoding signal peptidase I: MTSDPSPETAESVTDETTEEPKKRGALREAAILITIAVVLYYVMLTFVARPYLIPSESMEPTLHGCTGCTGDRIMVDKVTYRFSTPEPGDVIVFKGPPNWNIGYKSIRSKNTAVRWVQNALSFVGFVPPDENDLVKRVIAVGGQTVQCRADTGLTVDGKRLDEPYLDPTTMMADPKLYPCLGPEFGPVHVPEGRLWVMGDNRTHSADSRAHCGNTPEAAQQGLICTGDPMPGTVPVDNVIGKARFIAWPPSRWGGVHAVNPQTQ, translated from the coding sequence TTGACTTCTGATCCTTCGCCCGAGACCGCCGAATCGGTCACCGACGAAACAACGGAAGAACCCAAGAAGCGCGGCGCGCTGCGCGAAGCGGCGATCCTGATCACCATCGCGGTGGTCCTCTACTACGTCATGCTGACGTTCGTCGCGCGGCCGTACCTGATTCCGTCCGAGTCGATGGAGCCCACGCTGCACGGCTGCACAGGCTGCACGGGCGACCGGATCATGGTCGACAAGGTCACCTACCGGTTCAGCACGCCGGAGCCCGGCGATGTGATCGTGTTCAAGGGCCCGCCGAACTGGAACATCGGCTACAAGTCGATCCGCTCCAAGAACACCGCGGTGCGCTGGGTGCAGAACGCGTTGTCGTTCGTCGGTTTTGTGCCGCCCGACGAGAACGATCTCGTCAAACGGGTCATCGCGGTGGGCGGGCAGACCGTGCAGTGCCGCGCCGACACCGGACTGACCGTCGACGGCAAGCGGCTCGACGAGCCGTACCTGGATCCGACGACGATGATGGCCGACCCCAAGCTGTATCCGTGTCTGGGTCCCGAATTCGGCCCGGTGCACGTGCCGGAGGGCAGGCTGTGGGTGATGGGTGACAACCGCACGCACTCGGCCGATTCGCGTGCGCATTGCGGCAATACGCCCGAAGCCGCCCAACAGGGCCTCATCTGCACGGGCGACCCGATGCCGGGCACCGTGCCGGTGGACAATGTCATTGGAAAGGCACGGTTCATCGCCTGGCCACCGTCGCGGTGGGGTGGAGTCCATGCGGTGAACCCGCAGACTCAGTAG
- a CDS encoding ribonuclease HII: MPATWPPRTVIRKSSGLRTLESALYRGGLGPVAGVDEVGRGACAGPLVVAACVLGPNRLESLSALDDSKKLNEKERERLFPLISRYALAYHVVFIPSVEVDRRGVHVANIEGMRRAVAGLSVRPGYVLSDGFRVPGLPMPSLPVVGGDAAAACIAAASVLAKVSRDRLMVKMESEHPGYGFADHKGYSTPAHSAALAELGPCSEHRYSFINVRRLVAVEGELVPDDALDWEPEQQSQLG; encoded by the coding sequence TTGCCGGCGACATGGCCTCCGCGAACGGTGATCCGGAAGTCCTCGGGCCTGCGCACCCTGGAGTCCGCGCTGTACCGTGGCGGGCTCGGCCCGGTGGCGGGTGTCGACGAGGTCGGCCGCGGCGCATGCGCGGGCCCGCTGGTGGTCGCCGCGTGTGTGCTGGGACCCAACCGGTTGGAGAGCCTATCGGCGCTCGACGACTCCAAGAAGCTCAACGAGAAGGAACGTGAGCGGCTTTTCCCGCTGATTAGCCGCTACGCGCTGGCGTATCACGTGGTGTTCATCCCGTCGGTCGAGGTCGACCGACGCGGAGTGCACGTCGCCAACATCGAGGGCATGCGCAGGGCGGTGGCGGGCCTGTCGGTGCGGCCCGGGTATGTGCTTTCCGACGGGTTCCGGGTACCCGGTCTGCCGATGCCGTCGCTGCCGGTGGTCGGTGGTGACGCGGCCGCGGCGTGCATCGCGGCGGCCAGCGTGTTGGCGAAGGTGAGCAGGGACCGGCTGATGGTGAAGATGGAATCAGAGCATCCCGGCTATGGATTCGCCGACCACAAGGGCTACAGCACCCCGGCCCACAGCGCCGCATTGGCCGAACTCGGACCGTGCAGCGAACACCGCTATTCGTTCATCAACGTGCGGCGGCTGGTGGCGGTCGAAGGCGAGCTGGTACCGGACGATGCGCTCGACTGGGAACCCGAGCAGCAGAGCCAACTGGGGTAG
- a CDS encoding DUF2469 domain-containing protein translates to MSAEDLEKYETEMELSLYREYKDIVGQFSYVVETERRFYLANSVELVPRNSDGEVYFELRLADAWVWDMYRPARFVKQVRVITFKDVNIEEVEKPELRLPE, encoded by the coding sequence ATGAGTGCCGAAGATCTCGAGAAATATGAAACCGAGATGGAGCTCTCGCTCTACCGCGAATACAAGGACATCGTCGGGCAGTTCAGCTACGTCGTTGAGACCGAGCGGCGGTTCTACCTGGCCAACAGCGTGGAGCTCGTGCCACGCAACTCCGACGGCGAGGTCTACTTCGAGCTCCGGCTGGCCGATGCCTGGGTGTGGGATATGTACCGGCCCGCCCGCTTCGTCAAGCAGGTGCGGGTGATCACGTTCAAGGACGTCAACATCGAAGAGGTCGAGAAGCCCGAACTGCGGCTGCCCGAATAG